In the genome of Bacteroidota bacterium, the window AAATTTTTTCAGGAACTCACTGTCGAAGCAACAAATGTTGCTGAGAGTCCGAGTTTCCAGCGAAGCAGGAAAAACAATTTTCTTTACCTCGCGCATCTGAAAAATTTCTGGGACTTAAACGCAAACACTACTATGGAATTAGGGCTTACAGGAATAAATGGAGAAAATCTTACAGGCAAAATCACCAACATAGGTGCAGTTGACCTCACTTATAAATGGAAACCTGTTCGGTACAACACCTACAAGTCGGTTGTATTTCAGAATGAATTTTATTACAGCCATGCGCAACTTGACAGCAACGCAGTGAATGCGCTCGGGTTTTATTCAATGCTGAATGTGCAGTTATCAAGACGTTATTTTCTTGTTGGACGTTTTGATTATTCAAACACACCATACTCAAATGCGTTTATTCAGCAATCAGGTTCGCTTACGCTTGGCTGGTACGCAACCGAATTTCAAAAAATAGAGGTAGGAGCAAAATATACAACGATGAATGAAGCACGCGTAGAAAATAACAACGAGAAAAATTTCGCGCAGGGGTTTTTCCGATGGATTTTTATCATCGGTTCTCACGGAGCGCACAAGTATTAAAAAAGTTTTATTCACAAATCAAAAAGAAAATACTATGAAAACAAAAACAATAATCATACTCGGCACCCTGATTGGAATAGTTAATTTTTCCAACGCAGGAACAATTCGCGTTGTCACCACCACTCAGGATACGCATAGCATTGCTGAAATCATTGGCGGAAACAAAGTGGATGTGTTCGCTATTGCAACGGGCTACCAGAATCCCCATTTCGTTGACCCAAAGCCGAGTTACATCATCAAACTTGCCAATGCTGATTTATACGTTACACTCGGACTCGATTTGGAAAACTCATGGTCAATTCCATTGCTCACAAGTTCTAAAAATCTAAAAATCCAGAAAGGAACTGACGGTTATGTGGACGCATCAATCGGAGTAGCACTCATGCAAATTCCTTCTTCAATAAATCGTGCCGAAGGTGACATTCACATTTATGGAAACCCTCACTACTGGCTCGACCCGTTGAACGGAAAAGTTATCGCGCGGAACATTTGCAACGGTCTCGAAAGGATTTCTCCTGAAAATAAAAACTTCTTCGAGGCAAATCTCAAAACCTTTAATGAACAAATTGATTTGAAGCTCAAATCGTGGAGTTCAGCAATGGCAGCTTTCAAAGGAACTAAAATAATTGCCTATCATAATGAGTGGTGCTACTTTGAAAATCGTTTCGGCTTGCAGATTCTTGATTTCCTTGAGCCCAAAGTTGGAATCCCTCCAACACCTTCGCAACTTGTAAAAATCATTAAAGAAATAAAAGAAAACAGTATTAAAGTGATTATCACTTCCCCCTATTTTACTTCATCATCATCAGATATAGTATCTAAACAAACAGGAGCGAAAACACTTGTGCTCGCTACTTCTGTTGGCGCGTTCGATTCGATAAAAACTTATTATGATTTATTTGATTACAACGTCAAACTTTTAACCGAGACATTAAAATAAATTTTAAACTCCATTATTATGATAGATATGTTTCAATTAGATTTCATGGTGCAGGCATTCGTTGTCAGCATCATCATAAGTATAGTGCTTTCCTATCTTGGAGTGCATGTGGTTGGTCGCGGAATTGTTTTCGTTGACCTCGCGCTTGGGCAGATTTCCTCGCTCGGTGTTGCATTTTCCGATTATGTCGGCTACGGAAAAACCATCATTCCGATTTTGTTTGCTCTCACAGGCGCATTGCTCATGTCACTCATCAATATCCGCGACAAACGCCTGAAACTGGAAGCCATTATCGGAATAATTTATGCAATTGCATCAGCCGTAACCGTAATGCTCATTTCAAAAACTCCTCACGGTGATTCTGACATTCAGGAAGTTTTGTTCGGAAATATTCTCGCTGTTGATTGGGAACAAATAAAAATCATCGGATTCATTTTTGGTGCAATAGCATTGCTCCACCTCATCTTTCATAAAAAGTTTTTTCTACTTACCGAAAGTTTTGTAGCGGAAGACCCAACCATTGCCTCTGCAACTTTCAGAAAAAAAGGATTGTTCAGTTTATGGAATTTTATTTTTTACCTCTCCATTGGACTGGCAATTGTTTTTGCCGTGCGGGTAAGCGGAGTAATTCCTGTTTTTTCTTTTCTCATTATTCCCGCTGTCGGAGCAATAATGCTGTCGAAAAAAAACAGGAGCGTTATAATGATTGCAGGAACAATCAGCGTACTGGGAGCATTTTTCGGATTGTATGTTTCATTCACGTATGATTTCCCTGCTGGCTCATCTTTGGTTGCAGTGTTGGGAGGAATTTTTCTTTTAATATCTTTGTTTTATCTTTTCAAAAGCAGGATGAAAAAACACGCAAAAATTAACCAACAAAACTAAAAACCAACCTTCACATGTTACAGATATTTTTAGCAAGTTTATTACTGAGTGTTATCCATGCTTCAATTCCAAATCATTGGCTTCCGCTGATTGCTATCGGCAAGTCAGAAAAATGGACACGCTCCGCAACAATGTGGGGAACTGTAATTACAGGATTTGCACATACGCTCAGTACCGTGCTCATTGGAATTATCGTTGGTGTCATCGGCTACAAACTTTCTTCCTCATACGGAATCATATCAGGCATTGTAGCCCCTGCAATTTTGGTGATGTTGGGAATTATTTATATCATTCTTGATTTACGAGGTGCAAAACACGGACACACTCACTTCAAACTTGACAAAACACATGACGACCACGACCATTCGCACGAACACGGACACCATCACCATCACGACCATACTCATCCCCACGAAAAATCTGTTAAACCGAAAACAAATCATAAAACAAAATGGGCAGTTCTTTCAACATTAAGTTTGGGAATGTTTCTCACACCTTGTGTAGAAATTGAAGCGTATTATTTTCAGGCAAGCACAATCGGATGGGCAGGAATATGGATTGTATCTGCTGTTTACACATTTGTAACCGTAGGTGCTATGATGATATTAGTTTACCTTGGATTGCACGGGGTAAAAAATCTTCGTTCACGATTTTTAGAAGAACATGAAAAAAGAATTACAGGAATAGTTTTAATAGCGGTGGGGTTGCTTATTTATTTCATCAAGTTTTAATAATGAACAAAGAGGATGGATATAAAATGTATGTGAAATGAAAAGAATAATCTTTAAGCCAATTCTTTTTATCCTTTCTTGCTTAATAGCAATATCTGATTCATATTCGCAAACAGCACAATTGACAGTATCTCCAAATGATACTGTTTGTCCTAACGATTCAGTCACCATAACAATTCAAAATTCTACAGGGACGGTTTACTGGAGCACAGGTTCTTTTGGTCTTTCTATAATGGTGAATCCCACAATCACTACTACTTACTATGCCATTGATGATTTTGGCGGAGCAAACGACACCCTCTATGCCACCATTACTGTTATAGACCTTATGTCATTTATTGACATTCATCCTGGTGGAACATGGTG includes:
- a CDS encoding zinc ABC transporter substrate-binding protein, whose amino-acid sequence is MKTKTIIILGTLIGIVNFSNAGTIRVVTTTQDTHSIAEIIGGNKVDVFAIATGYQNPHFVDPKPSYIIKLANADLYVTLGLDLENSWSIPLLTSSKNLKIQKGTDGYVDASIGVALMQIPSSINRAEGDIHIYGNPHYWLDPLNGKVIARNICNGLERISPENKNFFEANLKTFNEQIDLKLKSWSSAMAAFKGTKIIAYHNEWCYFENRFGLQILDFLEPKVGIPPTPSQLVKIIKEIKENSIKVIITSPYFTSSSSDIVSKQTGAKTLVLATSVGAFDSIKTYYDLFDYNVKLLTETLK
- a CDS encoding metal ABC transporter permease — protein: MIDMFQLDFMVQAFVVSIIISIVLSYLGVHVVGRGIVFVDLALGQISSLGVAFSDYVGYGKTIIPILFALTGALLMSLINIRDKRLKLEAIIGIIYAIASAVTVMLISKTPHGDSDIQEVLFGNILAVDWEQIKIIGFIFGAIALLHLIFHKKFFLLTESFVAEDPTIASATFRKKGLFSLWNFIFYLSIGLAIVFAVRVSGVIPVFSFLIIPAVGAIMLSKKNRSVIMIAGTISVLGAFFGLYVSFTYDFPAGSSLVAVLGGIFLLISLFYLFKSRMKKHAKINQQN